A genomic segment from Limosilactobacillus sp. encodes:
- a CDS encoding phage tail protein produces MTAHNYVMVTDQLTGVIGDHGERIDWQDLNKSFKVNMQVSTAYEISFTLTYTKQYAAVYNLAQEKREVLYNDEYYVIQQIESLNDENGMATLQVTANHWTIDAMKSIRIDTTPPTESNPETSGGSSSDTGDSGDPQPGVVVKRTDEQQTYTLQNRLDHFFSGNSAGLKYELHGDFPQAAVECTGSLYEWLGNNLKLFGGYWVPRYNVIEVYDLAHFKKPTGKTLYYLHDMTGVDIQSDANDLVNDCWVYGGKMEKDITSVLGAGGQTNGVTEPVNGDWTPVMQNAASLVGEKLSSGDIANIKNRIRVESGGRETVVNNWDSNAAAGHPSKGLLQFIDNTFNYYCRPPYTNIMKGLDQLIAMMNIPNWRQQIAGNSGWSPHGAPISKATITIQQSDNSWGWPFPSGEGHFMQAQLFGYDGGYRQNSFHDGLDFGSIDHPGSQVHAIHGGRCTISRAWGNGGINWYCVIQDSSGLNVEYQEAFGSAGNITVNVGDVVKTGDVIGYRTTNHLHVGITRASIPGAFAHAFSNDGTWLDPLAAIKNGTAGGSTPTDSSGDTTTSTTSEVYYSLVYHFEDQDSIKKYGRHRGQILTVDSIYDMDALKTYTWNTVQHDPNTTLTISGYRGDAELGQVVHLIVPERRLDTDVTLVGYEGNDDYFDPNGEKTVTFNNTGLALKDVNEAIRQDIKDINTSASSLDYYGALGARQEDHWANLRFSPNQVKSMSDMMKGVNSSGGSNNSKQ; encoded by the coding sequence ATGACAGCGCACAATTATGTGATGGTCACTGACCAACTGACAGGAGTTATCGGTGATCATGGTGAACGAATTGACTGGCAGGATCTTAACAAGTCCTTCAAGGTCAACATGCAGGTCAGCACCGCTTATGAGATCAGCTTTACGCTGACCTACACCAAGCAGTATGCAGCTGTATACAATCTGGCCCAGGAGAAGCGTGAAGTGCTCTATAACGATGAATACTACGTGATTCAGCAGATTGAAAGCCTGAACGATGAAAACGGCATGGCTACTCTTCAAGTTACCGCCAATCATTGGACGATTGATGCAATGAAAAGCATCCGCATTGACACGACCCCGCCGACTGAAAGCAATCCTGAAACCAGTGGTGGCTCCAGTAGCGACACTGGCGATAGTGGTGACCCACAGCCGGGTGTAGTGGTCAAGCGAACCGACGAGCAGCAGACGTATACGCTACAGAACCGGCTGGACCATTTCTTCAGCGGAAATAGTGCAGGGCTCAAGTACGAGCTACATGGGGACTTCCCACAAGCTGCCGTTGAGTGCACTGGGTCTTTATATGAGTGGCTGGGTAACAATCTCAAATTGTTTGGCGGGTACTGGGTGCCACGCTATAACGTTATCGAAGTCTACGACCTTGCACATTTCAAAAAGCCCACTGGTAAGACACTTTACTACCTGCACGATATGACCGGCGTTGACATTCAGTCGGACGCCAACGATCTGGTCAATGACTGCTGGGTCTACGGCGGCAAGATGGAGAAGGACATCACGTCTGTGCTTGGCGCTGGTGGACAGACCAACGGGGTTACTGAGCCGGTTAATGGTGACTGGACACCCGTCATGCAGAATGCTGCTTCGCTGGTCGGTGAAAAGCTATCTAGTGGTGACATCGCAAACATCAAGAACCGGATCAGGGTTGAGTCTGGCGGCCGCGAGACTGTGGTCAACAATTGGGATAGCAACGCGGCGGCTGGTCACCCTTCAAAGGGACTGCTTCAGTTCATCGACAACACCTTCAACTACTATTGCCGGCCACCATACACGAACATCATGAAGGGGCTGGATCAGCTTATTGCTATGATGAATATCCCGAATTGGCGGCAGCAGATTGCTGGTAATTCTGGCTGGTCCCCACATGGGGCGCCAATCAGTAAGGCCACTATCACTATCCAGCAGTCGGACAACTCATGGGGTTGGCCATTTCCAAGCGGGGAAGGCCATTTCATGCAAGCTCAGCTCTTCGGCTACGACGGTGGCTATCGGCAGAATAGCTTCCACGATGGTCTGGACTTCGGGTCCATTGATCACCCTGGCAGCCAAGTACACGCTATTCATGGCGGCCGGTGCACGATCAGCCGTGCCTGGGGCAACGGTGGTATCAACTGGTACTGCGTGATCCAGGATAGCTCTGGCTTGAATGTGGAATATCAGGAAGCCTTCGGGTCTGCTGGTAACATCACAGTTAACGTCGGTGACGTCGTCAAGACTGGCGATGTGATCGGCTACCGGACTACGAACCACCTGCACGTCGGGATCACCCGTGCTTCAATTCCAGGGGCCTTTGCCCACGCTTTTAGCAATGATGGCACTTGGCTAGACCCGCTGGCGGCGATCAAGAACGGGACCGCTGGTGGTAGTACACCGACGGATAGTAGTGGCGATACAACAACGTCAACCACTAGTGAAGTGTACTACTCACTGGTCTATCACTTTGAAGACCAGGACAGCATCAAAAAGTACGGCCGTCATCGTGGCCAGATTCTTACAGTCGACAGCATCTACGACATGGATGCCTTGAAGACCTACACATGGAACACGGTCCAGCATGATCCCAACACGACGTTGACGATCAGCGGCTATCGTGGCGATGCAGAACTGGGCCAAGTTGTGCATTTGATTGTCCCAGAACGTCGGCTTGATACGGACGTTACACTAGTCGGTTATGAAGGCAATGATGACTACTTCGATCCCAATGGTGAGAAGACGGTCACCTTCAACAATACCGGCCTGGCACTCAAGGATGTCAATGAAGCTATTCGTCAGGACATTAAAGACATCAACACGAGCGCTAGTTCATTAGACTACTACGGAGCTCTGGGAGCCCGGCAAGAAGACCATTGGGCTAATCTGCGTTTTTCACCAAACCAGGTTAAGAGCATGTCAGATATGATGAAAGGGGTGAATAGCAGTGGCGGATCAAACAACTCCAAGCAGTGA
- a CDS encoding GDSL-type esterase/lipase family protein, with translation MASILVFGDSIMAGWNGKERVTETVPRQIGEILGATVTNLAVDGTRIHSGGQSLEQLVGTTDMSGYDLVMLGYGTNDWGYQDESLDDMRHGLDFFKQKLQGENPNAKVFYELPMEQFGLNSTSLDDKNNKGISQNDVINFLKQYASDNGWGYYDWRSDPLITYANRMEATGDNGWGHPTNTVMAEMAKRLAAAIKPYLSGSNDSDSIIDKMKHYKYLYFGFDPAGENANDLWRAIACLCGSNDAIHWDLIAHLPQLGNYVRDGNIAVYDDWYYLVGTTFMYRTKDFQTFEELDVSFLKRDGYKDIWAPEFFTDLNGNWHVIWCANNGSRHVYVADFDPEMGTTTNTWQQVDEDGGIDPHIWTHNGKYYLWIDGYWMYESDSYLGPFTEVKTNIQHPGIDWTNEGGKWKQTGTDWYEGEATLQVGDTLYFYMDFINGEVPGVQDSGHMVVQSCKVDNLGSWTGQQRVVSDINMRHGSFLNQVVEHNTEPVSNVDSITLQKLDDWTKINTVTRSNYTISLGGLNSIYRKLSKLMGDDTYTSLKATYKNPSAMFNRASWLYVVHVLNQIEQETNEAVSVFRTNDLVNFKTGEEVEYLSLASPTRLLIDAKYQDVISRDWSAIQNKINEMLEILKIFHM, from the coding sequence ATGGCAAGTATCTTAGTCTTCGGTGACTCGATTATGGCCGGATGGAACGGCAAAGAACGAGTTACAGAAACAGTTCCTCGGCAGATAGGGGAGATACTTGGCGCAACGGTCACCAATTTGGCGGTTGATGGGACTCGGATTCATTCTGGCGGCCAAAGCCTTGAACAGCTTGTTGGAACTACTGATATGTCAGGCTATGACTTGGTGATGCTTGGTTACGGTACCAATGACTGGGGATACCAAGACGAGTCGCTTGACGATATGCGTCACGGGCTAGACTTCTTTAAGCAGAAACTCCAAGGCGAGAATCCCAATGCCAAGGTCTTCTATGAACTGCCGATGGAGCAGTTCGGGCTCAACTCAACAAGCCTTGATGATAAGAACAACAAGGGGATTAGCCAGAACGACGTGATCAACTTTTTGAAGCAGTACGCGTCCGACAATGGCTGGGGATATTACGATTGGCGATCTGATCCATTGATCACTTATGCTAATCGTATGGAAGCCACCGGTGACAACGGATGGGGCCACCCAACTAACACAGTTATGGCGGAGATGGCTAAACGCTTAGCGGCGGCAATTAAGCCATACCTGAGCGGATCCAATGACAGTGACAGCATCATTGATAAGATGAAGCATTACAAGTATCTTTACTTTGGTTTTGACCCGGCTGGTGAGAATGCAAACGATTTGTGGCGGGCAATTGCTTGCCTTTGTGGATCCAATGACGCGATTCATTGGGACTTAATCGCTCACTTACCACAACTTGGAAACTATGTCCGGGACGGCAACATAGCTGTCTACGATGACTGGTACTACTTGGTTGGGACAACTTTTATGTACCGAACGAAAGACTTCCAAACTTTTGAAGAACTTGATGTCTCATTTCTCAAGAGGGACGGCTATAAAGACATTTGGGCACCTGAATTCTTTACTGATCTTAACGGCAACTGGCACGTTATCTGGTGTGCAAACAACGGTTCGCGCCACGTCTATGTTGCTGATTTTGATCCTGAAATGGGTACTACTACTAATACTTGGCAACAGGTTGACGAAGATGGCGGGATTGACCCCCATATCTGGACGCACAATGGTAAATACTATCTTTGGATTGATGGCTACTGGATGTATGAGTCAGATAGCTATTTAGGGCCGTTTACGGAAGTTAAAACAAACATTCAGCATCCAGGGATTGATTGGACTAATGAAGGCGGAAAATGGAAGCAGACTGGTACTGATTGGTACGAGGGTGAGGCAACTTTACAAGTTGGCGACACCCTCTACTTCTATATGGATTTCATTAATGGCGAGGTCCCGGGCGTTCAGGATTCTGGACACATGGTGGTTCAGTCTTGCAAAGTTGACAATCTTGGTAGCTGGACGGGCCAACAGCGGGTCGTGTCCGACATCAATATGCGGCATGGATCGTTTCTCAATCAAGTGGTGGAGCACAACACTGAACCGGTCAGCAACGTTGACTCGATCACGCTCCAGAAGCTGGACGATTGGACGAAGATCAACACTGTTACCCGATCAAACTACACAATCAGCTTGGGCGGGCTCAATTCCATCTATCGGAAGCTGAGCAAGCTCATGGGCGATGACACCTACACGTCGCTCAAGGCGACCTATAAGAACCCAAGCGCGATGTTTAACCGGGCCAGTTGGCTCTATGTCGTCCACGTGCTAAACCAAATTGAACAAGAAACAAATGAGGCCGTCAGCGTATTCCGCACTAACGACCTCGTTAACTTCAAGACTGGTGAAGAGGTTGAGTATCTTAGCCTGGCCAGCCCAACGAGATTGTTGATCGACGCCAAGTACCAAGACGTCATCAGTCGAGACTGGTCAGCAATTCAAAACAAAATTAATGAGATGCTGGAAATTTTAAAGATTTTCCACATGTAG
- a CDS encoding XkdX family protein, whose product MFDIYKSYYEMGLFTKADMDNFVLAGMLSAEDEAKIVTPAKEEATAQA is encoded by the coding sequence ATGTTTGATATCTACAAGAGTTACTACGAAATGGGTCTCTTCACTAAGGCCGACATGGACAACTTCGTACTCGCCGGCATGCTGAGTGCCGAAGATGAAGCCAAGATCGTCACGCCAGCTAAGGAAGAAGCAACTGCTCAAGCCTAG
- a CDS encoding tail assembly chaperone has translation MENLTINNGVYQPKLNFSFYRQTRDDKELSNGNQDGFSALVEGLLSENVDVIVSTYYHALAWYKRNQPSETDVEEALEASVFASDEATDQAFADILNALKADGFLARKLREYVKNSDKNADMVQAQIDQTKDEERASQLSIGLKEITAETNKLKSLLASDESSPKPGESDLAHQN, from the coding sequence ATGGAAAATCTGACAATCAATAATGGGGTCTACCAGCCTAAGCTAAACTTTAGCTTTTATCGCCAAACCCGTGATGACAAAGAGCTTAGCAATGGCAACCAGGACGGCTTCTCAGCCCTCGTTGAAGGCCTGCTAAGTGAAAATGTTGATGTGATTGTATCTACTTACTACCACGCTCTGGCATGGTATAAACGCAATCAGCCATCCGAAACCGATGTTGAAGAAGCCCTTGAGGCTTCTGTTTTCGCCAGCGACGAAGCAACTGACCAGGCATTTGCTGACATTCTTAACGCTCTTAAGGCCGATGGTTTTTTAGCCCGGAAGTTGCGCGAATACGTGAAGAACTCCGACAAGAACGCCGATATGGTGCAGGCTCAGATCGATCAGACCAAAGACGAGGAACGGGCCAGCCAGCTGAGTATTGGGCTCAAAGAGATCACGGCCGAAACCAACAAGCTCAAGAGCCTGCTAGCATCGGACGAATCCTCGCCCAAGCCAGGCGAATCGGACTTAGCCCATCAGAATTAG
- a CDS encoding tape measure protein, producing the protein MSSVVAEKQFVWSFIDKVTQGVDRAKRAMDSAKDAAKQAGVDVKESSTNWDSYGNQAKEAADKANSAVKQAANTSRDSMEKVKESIDKVKDETEKIPTAKTFNLKAKFDDTQLRTFTRKIKDIPEEKSTWMRIKDGFTNPLRNAQHEANNTQQSFSHLKEIMAGTFVGGAVLNGIYAIGNGMKSLIATGYEYTRQQQTMIASWHTLTGSASEGQKMVDMTNQLAISAQNSTEMVNDLNQKFYAVTNNATKTRELSKSILTLQDAFNASDASIENFSTQWAQMVGNGKASAQDMLSIQNVFPKFRQELLKYERQVHHSKDMSMADMNQLMSDGKIKSSEMNHVLISMGHEYQNATKNFTNTLDGMGRIIRTTAPRLLGAFVEPFTKAQNPIYKAVSSWVSDPRTLKAFQNAGQGIADAFNNATNAIADMVRPFRGLNQLIGEFIKTLAGGVLHGIATDFHLIGDAVEFVLKVINTLLSPINDLTKHLNGIGGAAKPIQNVGTVIGELLGPIVAFKTAAMGVNAVATVFSGTGKAIKAVGGAIKAVTSSEKLLTIAQTALNVVLSPWFLIPAAIAAVGVALYEAYKHIKPFRDAVDRLGKALKNAFTGNAGWEKDLSKQFQALNKAFDRDGKAFQKKMQSLNKSIWNGLTGNAGWEKDLQRAFDNAKKDYDRYSKQQLKAEQMMQRERQKNWNNFWSGLSKKARSSWDDMTKRASSGMQSIGKSIATHSSSLTKTWDNTWSTMKRLTVNAWQVIRQRSSDGMSNVRGAISNGMNSIQRIWNSGWSAFANFFKGIWSGIKQAAADGMNGVINVINAAIGGINKVWSFFTGHGTGLSNIGKVHFAQGGVIHRHLSVINDGDGPDWKELVQTPDGGLYMSQERNWTGFLPEGTRVYSGPETRQIMNAVGVDHYATGGVVGAKHYADGGIISEGIDWAKGTLDNLGSWLGDKFSALEDFLADPLKATKGLIEKATSGLYNNLGHYADLAHGAMDKLTQPIADWFKKGLEKLEAQFESGGASPDLIRAAAAKMHVSISGADISHIMNVIKHESGGNAHAINNWDSNAKKGTPSKGILQFIDPTFRSYAMPGHTNIYSPFDQLLAMFNDTTWRSDLTLGGWGPTGGRRYALGGEVFGLTNAIIGDNPEHHEFVLNPYATSAEPLLDRAFEATANAQPSGQTTPQGNGSKMDRMISLLEALVASVQGLDLNVALDGDSIVKYANKKNAKAYNMMKGR; encoded by the coding sequence ATGAGCAGCGTTGTTGCTGAAAAGCAGTTCGTCTGGAGTTTTATTGATAAAGTCACCCAAGGCGTTGATAGAGCAAAACGGGCAATGGATAGTGCCAAAGATGCAGCTAAACAGGCCGGTGTTGACGTAAAGGAAAGTTCAACCAACTGGGACAGCTATGGCAATCAGGCCAAGGAAGCTGCTGACAAGGCTAATTCGGCTGTAAAACAAGCGGCTAATACCTCCCGAGATAGTATGGAAAAGGTCAAGGAATCCATCGATAAGGTCAAAGACGAGACTGAGAAGATTCCTACTGCCAAGACGTTTAATCTGAAGGCAAAATTTGATGATACTCAGCTGCGGACTTTTACCCGGAAGATTAAAGACATTCCTGAGGAGAAGTCCACATGGATGAGAATTAAGGACGGCTTCACAAACCCTCTAAGAAACGCACAACACGAAGCCAACAATACGCAGCAGTCTTTTTCCCATCTTAAAGAGATTATGGCTGGGACGTTTGTCGGCGGTGCTGTTCTGAATGGTATCTACGCAATTGGTAATGGTATGAAGTCTCTGATTGCTACCGGGTATGAATACACACGGCAGCAGCAAACCATGATTGCCAGCTGGCACACGTTGACTGGCTCAGCCTCCGAAGGCCAAAAGATGGTTGACATGACTAACCAGCTGGCCATTTCGGCTCAGAACTCAACGGAAATGGTCAATGACCTAAATCAGAAGTTCTACGCTGTCACTAACAATGCTACCAAGACTCGTGAGCTTTCAAAGTCTATCCTTACCTTGCAAGACGCCTTTAATGCTAGTGACGCTTCAATTGAGAACTTCTCAACTCAGTGGGCACAGATGGTTGGTAATGGTAAGGCTAGTGCCCAGGATATGCTTTCAATCCAGAACGTCTTCCCAAAGTTCCGTCAAGAATTGCTGAAGTATGAGCGCCAAGTTCACCACAGCAAGGATATGTCGATGGCTGACATGAATCAATTAATGTCAGATGGGAAGATCAAGTCTAGTGAAATGAACCATGTATTGATTAGCATGGGGCACGAGTACCAGAATGCCACAAAGAACTTTACCAATACTCTAGACGGGATGGGCCGGATCATTCGGACCACCGCTCCACGACTTTTGGGGGCATTTGTAGAGCCATTTACCAAGGCCCAAAATCCAATTTATAAAGCTGTGTCTAGCTGGGTGTCTGATCCACGGACACTGAAAGCCTTTCAAAACGCCGGCCAAGGGATTGCCGATGCGTTCAATAACGCAACTAACGCGATTGCTGACATGGTTCGGCCATTTAGGGGATTAAATCAGCTAATTGGGGAGTTTATCAAAACTCTGGCTGGTGGTGTCCTTCATGGGATTGCTACCGATTTCCATTTGATTGGGGATGCGGTGGAATTTGTCCTGAAAGTGATCAACACGTTGCTAAGCCCGATCAACGACCTCACCAAGCACCTCAACGGAATTGGTGGAGCCGCAAAACCCATCCAGAATGTTGGAACGGTGATTGGCGAATTGCTTGGCCCGATTGTTGCCTTTAAGACGGCGGCTATGGGAGTAAATGCTGTAGCCACTGTATTTAGCGGCACGGGTAAGGCGATCAAAGCTGTTGGCGGTGCGATCAAAGCTGTTACATCCTCTGAAAAGCTTCTAACAATTGCCCAGACGGCTTTGAATGTCGTGCTGAGCCCTTGGTTCTTGATTCCTGCAGCCATTGCAGCAGTAGGTGTTGCACTATACGAAGCTTACAAGCACATCAAACCGTTCAGGGATGCTGTTGATAGGCTCGGTAAGGCTTTGAAGAATGCTTTTACTGGAAATGCTGGCTGGGAGAAAGACCTTAGTAAGCAGTTCCAGGCCCTCAACAAGGCGTTTGACCGTGACGGTAAAGCCTTCCAGAAGAAGATGCAGAGCCTCAATAAGAGCATCTGGAACGGTCTGACTGGCAACGCTGGCTGGGAAAAGGACCTCCAAAGGGCTTTTGACAATGCCAAGAAAGACTACGACCGCTACTCTAAGCAACAGCTCAAAGCTGAACAGATGATGCAGCGGGAACGTCAGAAAAATTGGAACAACTTCTGGAGCGGGCTCTCGAAGAAGGCCCGTAGTTCTTGGGACGATATGACCAAGCGTGCTTCAAGCGGTATGCAGAGCATTGGGAAATCGATTGCGACGCATTCTAGCTCGCTAACTAAGACGTGGGACAATACTTGGTCCACGATGAAGCGGCTAACTGTGAACGCCTGGCAAGTCATTCGTCAGCGATCATCTGATGGTATGAGTAACGTTCGTGGGGCCATTTCTAACGGGATGAACTCCATCCAACGCATCTGGAACTCTGGTTGGTCCGCCTTTGCTAACTTCTTCAAAGGCATCTGGTCAGGGATCAAGCAAGCCGCTGCCGATGGCATGAATGGCGTGATCAACGTCATCAATGCTGCCATTGGTGGTATCAACAAGGTTTGGAGCTTCTTCACCGGACACGGTACCGGGCTAAGTAACATCGGCAAGGTACACTTCGCCCAAGGGGGTGTCATTCACCGCCACTTGTCCGTTATCAATGATGGCGACGGCCCTGACTGGAAGGAACTTGTCCAGACGCCGGACGGGGGACTCTATATGAGTCAAGAACGGAACTGGACAGGCTTTCTGCCGGAAGGCACTCGCGTTTATAGTGGGCCTGAAACCCGCCAAATCATGAATGCGGTCGGCGTTGACCACTATGCCACCGGCGGAGTTGTTGGTGCTAAGCACTACGCAGACGGTGGCATCATCAGTGAAGGCATCGACTGGGCTAAGGGTACCCTTGATAATCTTGGCAGCTGGCTTGGCGACAAGTTCAGCGCCCTGGAAGATTTCTTGGCTGATCCGCTAAAAGCTACCAAAGGCCTGATTGAGAAGGCCACAAGCGGTTTGTACAACAATCTGGGCCATTATGCCGATTTGGCGCACGGAGCAATGGACAAGCTGACTCAGCCGATTGCAGACTGGTTCAAGAAAGGCCTAGAGAAGCTAGAAGCACAGTTTGAGTCTGGCGGAGCTAGCCCTGATTTAATTCGGGCTGCTGCTGCAAAGATGCACGTCTCAATCTCTGGCGCTGACATTTCTCACATCATGAACGTGATCAAGCACGAGTCTGGTGGTAATGCACACGCCATTAACAATTGGGACAGTAACGCCAAGAAGGGGACGCCTTCTAAAGGTATTCTGCAATTCATTGACCCAACGTTCCGGAGCTATGCAATGCCTGGGCATACGAACATCTATAGTCCGTTTGACCAACTTCTGGCCATGTTTAACGACACAACTTGGCGGTCAGATTTAACACTTGGCGGCTGGGGGCCAACAGGTGGCCGGCGGTATGCACTTGGTGGCGAAGTGTTTGGGCTCACTAATGCGATCATTGGTGACAACCCGGAACATCACGAATTTGTTTTGAACCCTTATGCTACTAGTGCCGAGCCACTGCTTGACCGTGCTTTTGAAGCCACGGCCAATGCACAGCCGAGTGGACAGACCACACCGCAAGGGAATGGTTCTAAGATGGACCGTATGATCAGCTTGCTCGAGGCACTAGTAGCTAGCGTTCAGGGACTCGATCTGAACGTTGCACTAGATGGGGATTCAATTGTCAAATATGCAAATAAGAAGAACGCTAAAGCTTACAACATGATGAAAGGACGGTGA
- a CDS encoding phage tail domain-containing protein produces the protein MLQVFSQRKDKPHAYRFGEYQNQLAFDPIEFSISTDGKSWHSAFDEPDLEGVYCYKAPDVQPANPSDNLRKVGLMDGSRLLSTSYGTRELKMEFLFNGINEADAMLAYDALQRFLISRKAYWICFSNWPQRMYYVKAKLAAPTFAGQRIWTCEVTLTDLIGLSRSLDTSLNYENALGWGNNLPMQKLHYTFTTSSFTVYNPGDVMIDPERRGHPLKITLQGSSSGNMKITNQTTGDVFTRKGTVGASDNKPMKGSAFSGTYIIDGIRPTLDGKPDDMFTDRGVITLQIGSNSFQIENFSGTISFDFPEWWLS, from the coding sequence ATGCTCCAAGTTTTTTCTCAGCGAAAAGATAAACCACATGCTTACCGATTTGGCGAATATCAGAATCAGTTAGCTTTTGACCCGATTGAATTTTCAATCTCAACTGATGGTAAGTCTTGGCATAGTGCATTCGACGAGCCGGACCTTGAGGGCGTCTATTGCTACAAGGCTCCAGACGTTCAGCCAGCCAATCCATCAGACAATCTCCGAAAAGTTGGTTTGATGGATGGTTCACGCCTGCTGTCAACATCGTATGGTACTCGTGAGCTTAAGATGGAATTCCTCTTTAACGGGATCAATGAAGCAGACGCAATGCTGGCTTATGACGCGCTACAGAGATTCCTGATTTCACGAAAAGCCTACTGGATCTGCTTCTCAAATTGGCCGCAACGTATGTACTATGTGAAGGCCAAGCTAGCAGCACCAACTTTTGCTGGCCAGCGGATCTGGACCTGTGAGGTCACCTTGACCGATCTAATTGGGCTAAGCCGCAGCCTGGACACGTCACTCAACTACGAGAACGCGTTAGGGTGGGGCAATAATCTGCCAATGCAGAAGCTCCACTACACGTTCACAACAAGCAGCTTCACAGTCTACAATCCTGGCGATGTGATGATTGACCCTGAGCGTCGCGGGCACCCTCTCAAGATAACTTTGCAAGGGTCGTCTAGCGGCAACATGAAGATTACCAATCAGACGACTGGCGACGTTTTCACCCGTAAGGGGACTGTCGGAGCTTCTGACAATAAGCCGATGAAAGGCTCAGCCTTTAGCGGAACATATATCATTGACGGAATCCGGCCAACACTTGACGGCAAGCCAGATGACATGTTCACCGACCGTGGTGTCATCACACTGCAGATCGGTAGTAATAGCTTCCAGATCGAAAATTTCAGTGGCACGATCAGTTTCGACTTTCCGGAATGGTGGTTATCATGA
- a CDS encoding BppU family phage baseplate upper protein: MAIRDYLVIDIAKPVQTFANLSDYFRGRVGDAEAYCKLWIKFGTRPIDMTNKKLRFEGDDPNNTPFVDAGRFDAGDDGDIQMGMITFYFPKGIFQVEGKWQHAFFKLQDQKGSDISSVDLDLQVLPNNVEMGINIHAFDGDLEALKKKINQAIREMNAQQLLNQIESMKTTVGAYTDLIARNQILNKPDTIKLINDQIAQESAKLDSKMSSLSNQLNGSMSDLRKSVDAAGWHYKGLHPTLINGATGWITMDLTYNDTVYIVRYFGWIKVPGNTFFINFTTNPLTQYLDLTNHTIYGTMMMAGDGDAATKGYGRVIAGVQPDPSQGQALGLWSSVAAPLNGINNSSTYQGLLNLMIMGPRWELHNV, encoded by the coding sequence ATGGCAATCAGAGATTATCTGGTCATTGACATCGCCAAACCGGTGCAAACCTTCGCCAACCTTAGCGACTACTTCCGTGGCCGTGTGGGTGATGCTGAGGCTTACTGCAAATTGTGGATCAAGTTTGGCACCCGGCCGATCGATATGACTAATAAAAAACTGCGCTTTGAAGGTGACGACCCAAACAATACGCCGTTTGTTGATGCTGGCCGGTTTGACGCTGGTGACGATGGTGACATCCAAATGGGTATGATCACCTTCTACTTCCCTAAGGGGATCTTCCAAGTAGAAGGGAAGTGGCAACACGCCTTCTTTAAGTTACAGGACCAGAAGGGGTCTGACATCTCATCGGTCGACCTGGACCTACAAGTGTTGCCAAACAACGTCGAGATGGGAATCAATATTCACGCCTTCGACGGTGATCTGGAAGCGCTGAAGAAGAAGATCAATCAGGCTATCCGGGAGATGAACGCCCAACAGTTGCTCAATCAGATTGAGAGCATGAAGACGACGGTTGGTGCTTACACCGACTTGATCGCTCGGAACCAAATCCTTAACAAGCCCGACACCATCAAGTTGATCAATGACCAGATCGCACAGGAATCGGCCAAACTTGATAGCAAGATGAGTTCGTTGAGTAATCAGCTCAATGGCAGCATGAGCGATCTGCGCAAATCTGTTGATGCTGCCGGCTGGCACTACAAGGGCTTGCACCCGACGCTAATTAACGGAGCTACTGGCTGGATTACTATGGATCTTACTTATAACGATACAGTTTATATCGTCCGCTACTTTGGCTGGATTAAGGTCCCCGGGAATACGTTCTTTATTAATTTCACCACCAATCCTCTAACGCAGTACCTTGATCTAACCAATCATACTATCTATGGCACGATGATGATGGCTGGGGACGGCGATGCGGCTACTAAAGGATATGGCCGGGTTATCGCTGGTGTACAGCCCGACCCTAGTCAGGGCCAGGCTTTAGGTCTCTGGTCGAGCGTTGCGGCACCCTTGAATGGGATCAACAACAGTAGCACTTATCAAGGCTTGCTCAACTTGATGATCATGGGCCCACGCTGGGAGCTTCATAACGTCTAG